From a single Miscanthus floridulus cultivar M001 chromosome 8, ASM1932011v1, whole genome shotgun sequence genomic region:
- the LOC136470059 gene encoding uncharacterized protein: protein MLQARILAVGPSSTTKPTSPTTRTPPQVECRTREDGQLIKVTFCLAKTPLLSHFCIHCPGMGPEKFGTEPSIFATEERFALLPSSGSPSSVHPARCFRNTVITSSTRPAASAAPPRSHRCFSCSPILTLWNSLTTRLICPRRTTAPKRNWCLYKLHLFSGEADNWTSRVVSCDPPLPQRYSFWCIDKVITIDTKRGLMGWVDLWRGILICDVLSKNPVLQYVPLPTPVVCHVPGMGSPDIVRDMVAVRGTVRYFEMKPKVIVETRRIQGWIATTWSTWIEHSWKWHEECILDVFDVVIDRNNHIELLASPKGNDNTKPILSLRVASPALSLEDDYLVYFMAKIDSSDDNAWIISVDMKNQSLQGVAEFSAERTMGVQCNYLRSTISKFMYLKQSTRQRRRC from the exons ATGCTCCAGGCCAGGATCCTGGCAGTTGGGCCCTCCTCGACAACCAAGCCTACTTCTCCGACCACGAGAACGCCACCACAGGTCGAATGCCGGACGAGGGAAGACGGCCAGCTTATCAAGGTGACCTTCTGCCTGGCGAAGACTCCGCTATTGTCACATTTCTGCATCCACTGCCCTGGCATGGGTCCGGAGAAGTTCGGCACGGAGCCCAGCATCTTCGCCACCGAGGAGCGCTTCGCCCTCCTCCCGTCCTCCGGGTCCCCATCTTCTGTCCATCCCGCCAGATGTTTCAGGAACACAGTGATTACTTCATCTACCAGGCCAGCAGCCTCTGCCGCCCCTCCCAGAAGCCACCGCTGCTTCTCTTGCTCCCCAATCCTCACCCTTTGGAATTCGCTGACGACGCGATTG ATTTGTCCTCGCCGCACTACAGCCCCAAAGCGAAATTGGTGCCTCTACAAGCTCCACCTGTTCAGTGGCGAGGCGGACAATTGGACCTCAAGGGTCGTGTCATGCGATCCGCCGCTGCCACAGCGCTACTCATTTTGGTGTATAGACAAGGTGATCACCATTGATACAAAAAGGGGTTTGATGGGCTGGGTGGACCTCTGGCGTGGTATCTTGATCTGTGATGTGCTCAGCAAGAACCCTGTGCTTCAGTATGTTCCGTTGCCAACACCAGTGGTCTGCCATGTACCAGGCATGGGTTCTCCGGATATTGTCAGAGACATGGTTGCTGTAAGAGGCACTGTTAGGTACTTTGAGATGAAACCGAAGGTCATTGTGGAGACCAGGCGCATTCAAGGTTGGATTGCCACCACATGGAGCACCTGGATAGAACACTCATGGAAGTGGCATGAGGAGTGCATCTTGGATGTTTTTGATGTCGTCATAGACAGAAACAATCACATTGAATTGCTAGCTAGTCCAAAGGGCAATGACAACACGAAGCCAATCTTGAGTCTGCGCGTGGCGTCGCCTGCTTTGAGTTTGGAGGATGATTATTTGGTTTACTTTATGGCCAAGATTGACTCCAGTGATGACAATGCTTGGATTATTTCTGTTGATATGAAGAACCAGTCGCTACAAGGGGTGGCTGAGTTTAGTGCTGAGAGAACAATGGGTGTACAATGCAACTACCTTCGAAGTACAATCTCCAAGTTTATGTACTTAAAGCAGTCCACAAG ACAGAGAAGGCGCTGCTGA